A single genomic interval of Heliangelus exortis chromosome 11, bHelExo1.hap1, whole genome shotgun sequence harbors:
- the FAM81A gene encoding protein FAM81A, with amino-acid sequence MAQRSPIFPTLAPSERRVRNIALHSQALTAVPLASASLVDQLEDRILSHEKTTAALVEHAFRIKEDIVSTLHRMQNKGGGDRLARQLLEEHIRNITAIVRQLNRDIEMLQEQIRVRDNLSYGTNSTLKSLEMRQLSGLGDLRGRVARCDAGLARLSAEHKITYERLQSLSKDQHTSKLILESKIKEAEIQISHLLSRVEQSILQQEAKLKIAYKESNQQLHLLDTKLKNAIEELSSQILSARSWLEQEHERTEKELVQKIDQLSLTFKENTEISERAIEVKFNQMAEKIDKIEEIQKITIESHEAKQTEEKINIRIGKLQNEINEDIKEMKAEVNAGFAAIYESIGSLRQVLEAKMKLDRDELQKQIHQMKQEVPAWGEARP; translated from the exons ATGGCCCAGCGAAGCCCAATCTTCCCAACTCTTGCCCCTTCTGAAAG ACGGGTTCGAAACATAGCGCTGCACAGCCAGGCATTGACAGCGGTCCCCTTGGCATCCGCCAGCCTGGTGGATCAGCTGGAGGACAGAATCCTAAGCCATGAGAAAACAACAGCAGCTCTTGTGGAACACGCTTTTCGCATTAAGGAGGACATTGTTTCCACTCTGCACAGAATGCAGAACAAAGGGGGGGGTGACCGGTTGGCAAGGCAACTCTTGGAGGAACATATCCGAAACATAACGGCGATCGTGAGGCAGCTGAATCGGGACATTGAG ATGCTGCAGGAACAGATACGTGTCAGAGACAATCTCAGCTACGGAACAAATTCTACCCTGAAGAGTCTGGAAATGAGGCAGCTTTCTGGTTTAGGAGATCTCCGGGGAAGAGTTGCAAG GTGTGATGCTGGGTTAGCCAGACTGTCTGCAGAGCATAAAATTACCTATGAAAGACTTCAGAGCCTAAGTAAAGACCAGCACACCTCCAAGCTGATCTTAGAATCTAAAATCAAAGAGGCAGAAATACAG atttcTCATCTTCTGAGCAGAGTAGAGCAATCAATACTGCAACAAGAAGCGAAGCTGAAGATTGCCTACAAAGAGAGCAACCAACAGCTCCACCTCCTGGATACGAA ATTAAAAAATGCTATTGAGGAACTCAGCAGCCAGATTTTGTCTGCACGTAGCTGGCTGGAACAGGAACACGAAAGGACTGAAAAAGAGCTTGTGCAAAAAATTGACCAACTCTCCTTGACTTTTAAGGAGAACACT GAAATCAGTGAAAGAGCTATAGAGGTGAAATTCAACCAAATGGCAGAGAAGATTgataaaatagaagaaatacagaagataACAATAGAATCACATGAAGCAAAACAGACtgaagaaaagataaatattcGCATTGGAAAACTTCAAAATGAGATTAATGAAGatataaaagaaatgaaagctgaagtTAATGCTG GATTTGCAGCTATCTATGAGAGCATTGGGTCTCTGCGGCAAGTCCTAGAAGCAAAAATGAAGCTGGACAGAGATGAGCTACAGAAGCAGATCCACCAGATGAAGCAGGAGGTTCCAGCATGGGGAGAGGCTAGACCATGA